CCTTTTATTGCCTTTGTTCTTTGTTCAAGTTGCGCGTTATATGATTCAATTAGGTTAGTGGTATTTGGCGCGCCTTCAAACTGATGATAGTTTGTGAGTTCTTTTTTTCTTATCATCAAATCTTCAATCCAAAAAAGGCAACGAGGGTCGTTTCCATAAATTTTGTATAGATTGGTTACAGCCCAAGTGAAGCTGACTAAGTCTAATCTGTTGGTAAAAAGGCAATCTATATCAAAGAAAAAGTTTCTATATTTCTCGCAAGATCTAATTCCCAAATTCCTTCTAATGGATTCTTTGTAGTGGTTAAGACAGAGTTGGAAGACTGCGTTTGGATATACATATTCCAAAGCCATTCTTATGGCTTTATTATCATCGGAGACGAGATATTTAAGATTGTACCCAAGGTTTTTAATTGCGGTAAAATAGTTTTTGCAGGCTACATAACTTTCTGATGGAGCAAGGATAAAATGAGGGATATCGTGAGTTTGGTAATCCACACCCCAAAGGATTGGGATATCTTTTTTATATCCCTTAACACTTATGAACTTACCATCAAAGACGAGGAATCCTCCGAATTTTGGCATATTGCAAAGGCGGGTAGTTACGAGAGAGCAAGTTGGGAGTTTTAGGAGTTTTTTATTACAGATACGGAAGATGGTCATAGGGGATTTTTCGGTTTCGCGGGATATTTTTCGTAGAGGCATTCCGTCCAAGTAGGAAATTAATACTGATTGGGGATTTAATTTTTTGGAATAGTTATGGGTAAAAGTTTTTTTACATTTTCTGCAGAGGAATCTTTGAGAATTTTTTCTTTTACCGAATCCAACTACTTTAAAATTAGAGAGGCATTTTGGGCAGTTAGGTTTTGTTATTTTTTTTAATCATGAGGGGTATTTTAACCTAAAATTGAGGCTGATGCGCATATTTTATTGTATTAAAGGGAAGAAGTGCCAATTTTATCAACCATTTTTGATACGGCGCCTATTGCTTGGGCAGATATGCTGGTTTTTTGGGACACACCCATTTCTCTACTCAGTTTTGCGATGGAAGCAAGGAGTAGCATCCCGATTTTGGTTCTAGTTCCTGGAATAATAAGCGATTTTGAAGAGAAGTTTCCACAGACAAATGTCCATTTCGAATCCAATGCTTTGTGTGCAGGACGGGATTTTTTGGACAGGGTGCAGGAACCTCTGTCCGCATGATCAAAACAGGACCTTGGGGGCGCATTTTTGCTATCGCGCGCCAAGGTCCTTTAATGTTATAATCCTTTTATATGAGTAAACCTATCGTTGCCCACATATCTACAACTTATCTTAAACCTTCCGAAACATTTATTTATTCTTTTGTACATAACCATAAAAATTATGAACCATACATAATTTGTGAAGAGTGGGTTAATAAAGAAATGTTCCCTACAAAAAATGTGTGGGAAATGCCTAAACTTTCTATGCTGGAAAGAGCGGAGAACCTTATTTCAAAACAACTTTTAATTCGCAATACTGCGTCCGAGAAAAAATATTTGTCCCAGTTATCCAAAATTAAACCTAATATCCTCCTTGCCCATTTTGGGCAAATAGGTATGTACGCTACCCCTCTAAAAGAAAAATTAAATGTTCCTTTGGTTACTTATTTTTATGGAATAGATTTAGACTATCGCAAACTTGCCGTTGAGCTTGGAAAATCGGGAAGTAACAAGATTCATATTCCCATATTGTCAAGGAAGGATTACTGGCGAGATGGATATAAAAGATTATGGGAAAAAGGAGACGCTTTTTTAACTTTTTCGGCAAAATCCCGCGCGTATTTAATTTCGGTGTTAGGCGCTCCAGAAGAAAAAGTATTTAGCATTCCGGGCGGAATTAATCTGTTCCATTTTAAATTCAAACAAAGAACTTTACCAGAAAATGGAGAAATAAAATTTGTTACTGTTAATCGCTTGGTTGAAAAAAAGGGTGTGGAATACGCCATAAAGGCAATGCCTTATATTCTTAAAAAATACCCAAAAGCCACTTACGATATTATGGGAAAAGGTCCCCTGCTTGAAAGTTTGCAGGCGTTAGTGGATAAATTGGGAGTAGGAAGAAGCGTAAAACTTTTAGGGTTCACTCCAGACGAGGTCCTTATTAAAAAACTGGACGAGGCTAATGTGTTTTTAAACCCTTCCGTTACAGCTAAAGATGGGGATATTGAAGGTTGGGTTAATGTAACTTTAATGGAGAGTATAGCTTCCGGTCTTCCAGCGATAGCCACTTATGAATCGGGTTCCGAAACAATTTTGCCTGGGTTTAGCGGGTATATTTGCGCTGAAAGAGACGAAAAAGATTTAGCTGAAAAGGTTTTAATGCTTTTGTGCGATATCAAAAAATATGAGCAGATGAGCAGAAATTGTCGTTCCCTTGCGGAAATGAGCTTTGACGCCAAGAAACAGACCCAGAGGTTGGAGGGGTTGTTTGACTTAATATTAAACTCAAATCTCAAAACGCAAAACTCAAAACCACAACTTTAAATCTCAAATCTTAAAGGCTATTAATAAGATTTAGGGTTTTGAGATGTGGATTTGAGATTTGACATTTGAGTTTTGAGATTAGCAAATGAATTTTTGTATTCTAATCCGTTCAACAACTTTTCATAATAAATCTGGCGGGCTTGAAACCCAAAACAAGACCCTTTGTGAAGGTTTAGCAAAGAAGGGGCATAAGGTTGTTGTAATATCAACCTCAACTCTATCCAACCCCCGAGGTTGGACGAAGGAGAGCGGAGTTCAATATTTTTTTGTTAACGCGCCTTCTGGAATTTACAGCAAAAAGTGGTGGGAGGAAAGCGCTAAAGAATTTAGAAGACTTAATAAAAAAGATAAATTTGATGTAGTAATAAGCCAAAGTAGCGCGGGAAAAGCAGTATTTGCTGGCAAGTCGTCCTTTAGGAAAATAGCGGTTAGCCACGGTACCGCTTTGGGCGAATTAAAGACGCGTGTAAAATCCATAAAAAGTTTAAGAAATATAGCGCGAGTTATCCTTAAGGATATCCCAATGGTTGTTAGCGGATATTATGACGATTTACAGGTTTTTAAAAATGCCGATAAAATTGTTTGCGTAAGCTCTTTATTAGCGGATATGTTGCTTAAAGAATATCCTTCCGTAAAGAGAAAAGTGGTTGTTATAGATAATGGAGTAGACGAAGAGAAGTTCAAAATACAAGATACAAAATACAAGATACTAGATACAAGAAATTTATTCACGCTTTTGTATGTGGGTAGAATTGTGGAAGAGAAGGGAATACCCCAATTGCTTGAGGCAAGCGGAAAACTTCAATCTTTGGTTCCTAATCTTCAAGTATTAATCGTTGGCGGAGGCAAAGATTTGGATAAATTTAAGCTTCTCACAAAAAAGCTGAAAATTGAGGATGTCGTTAATTATGTGGGTGAGGTAGGGAACAGTCAAGTTGTTGAATACTACAAAAAATCTGATGTTTTTGTTTATCCAAGTTTAAGGCAGGAAGGGTTTCCTATGGTTTTAGCCGAAGCTATGATGTGCGGTCTTCCCATTATCGCCTCTCGTATTGGCGGGATTTCAAGCGCTATTGAAAATAATAAAACGGGAGTTTTGGTACCTCCGGGGGATGTTCAAGAGTTGGTTTTGGCTATAAAAAACCTTTACGATAACCCCTCTTTAAGAAAAAGTATATCCCAAAACGCCAAGAGCAGGGCGGAAGAAAACTACAGCCAGGAAGCAATGGTTGCGAAATATCTCAAAATTATGTAGATACAGGTCTTTTGGGGTGCTGACCCCTAAATGCAATCCTCGTCATTGCGAACCGCCTACTGGCGGGGAAGCAATCTCAACTATGGTGTGGTAAAATTACCTAATATGAAACCTTTTAATATTCTGCGAGTTGTGTACGACTGGCCTCCGCCGTGGGATGGACTGGCCCCCGCGCCTTACGAGCTTTCTAAATCTCAAATTGCGTTGGGAAATAAGGTTATTGCTTTAACAGGAGGTCTAGGAGGAAGAAAATTTATCCATAGAAAATTTAAAAAAGTGGAGGATAATGGGAGGCTTGTTGTTTATAACCTGCCGCGAGCTATCAAAAAATTGGGTCCTTTTTTTACCACTTCCCTATTTGTTATTCCTTATTATTTAGTTTTGCGGATTTTTAGAAAAGTTAATATTGTCCATGGACATGGGCATATTATGCTTTGGTTTAATGTTTACAAACTTATTTTTGGCAAGATAGATAAAATTCCATACATTGCCCATTTTCATATAACTGGGGCTGGCAGAGAAGAACTTCTTGCCAAAAGAGGATATAAGTTAGATTTTTTTACCAAATTTGTGGAGTATCCCTTGCATAAATTATCCGATAAACTTGGAATTAGGGTGGCAGATGCCTGTATTTTTGTCAGTAAAGACCTAATTTCCGAAGCGCAAAAATTTTATAATGCCGACAAAGATAAATGTTTTTTAATGGAAAGCGGCGTTAACACCGCTATTTTTAATGAAAACCAAAAAGTTAAGCGCGAAAAAGAGATATTGTTTGTTGGTATGGTGGACTCTCGCAAAAACCCCGATTTAATAATTAGGGGTTTAAAGTATTTAAAGGGATTCAAGGCTGTTTTTGTGGGTAGAGGGTCAGAATCTTATATTAATGAGCTTATTGCCCTTGCGAAAAAAGAAAAGGTGGCGGAAAAAATAAAATTTGAAGGGTATGTTCCTTATAAAGAGTTACTGCCTTTTTATAGACGAGCGTCTGTTTTTGTTCTGCCTTCCTTATACGAAGGTCTGCCAAAAGTTGTTTTGGAGGCCCTTTCCTGCGGAACTCCTGTTGTGGCAAGCGGATTTGCGGTTAAGAGTCCTATTAATGGTTTATATATTTATGAATCCTTTACGCCTAAAGACTTGGCGGATAAAATAATATCGGTTTCTAAAGAAAGTCAAAAAGTGGATACCGAGTTTATAGAAAATTTTTACAGCTGGAATTGCAGAGCTTTGGAAATACAAAGAATATATGAAAAAATTGTCTCTCAATAAATATAGTTTCTTAATATGGGCAGTTTTTCTTTTATTAATTGCCGTTATTTATTTTTTTAATCAAGGTTATTATATAGGAAGAAACCCTTACCCCTCTGGAGACGAACCTGATTATCTTGTTGGGGCTATGAAAATAAAGGAGTATGGGGGGCCCTCAAAATTTATTTCTTATTTAGTTTCAGGAAGTTTCTTGGAGGCAAGAAAACACCCTCTTTATATGTTTCTGCTATCTTTTTTTGCAGATAAAAGTTTGGATTTTTTTGTTTATAGCAAGTTTTTTAACTTTATTTTAGGGGGCGCGCTTTTGACAATGTCGTATTTTATTATGAAGAAAATGTTTAATGTTTTTGCCGCTATTTTTTTTGTCCTCATACTTTCTTTAAGCGAATTGTTTCTTGCGGAAACAGCGCTTGTTGTTCCCGACAATTTAATGGCGCTTTTGATTTTGTTAGCCTGTTATTTTTATTATCTTGGTTTTGAAAATGTTAAAAATTTGCGGACTAAACATTGGGTTTTGGGTTCTTTTTTTTGCGGTTTGGCATACCTAACAAAACCAAATGGAATCTTTTTGCTCGTGGCATTTTTTTTAACGGCGCTTCTTTTGTTAAGAAAGAGAATTTTTAAAAGCAAATCGTTTTTTGTAGCTGTTTCGGTTTTTTTGTTGGTAACTTCTCCGCTTTTAATTAGAAATTTTGTTTTGTACAAAAATCCTTTTTATAACAACAATGTTTCGCTTTTATGGATAGAAAACAGGCAGGAAAGAAGAGCGCCCGATTTTAACCAAGCCTCTCCTACGATATTAACCTATTTTGCCGAAAAGGGTGTTGTTAATGAAATTAAGTTGTATGCCGAGAATTCTGTAAAAATGGCTTCCAATTTTTCAATGCTTATACTTTTTGGAGAATGGCGATGGCGATTTTCGTTTCCTTTGCTTTTTCTTGCCGTTTTTTCAATGATTTTGGACAAAAAAAAGAAGCGGGCTTTGTTTTTTGGAGTGTTTTTTGGCATTTCTTATCTATTCTTTGCTTATAATTACAAAGTTAGCCCGCATTATCGGCATATAATGCCCATAATTTTTATTCCTGTGGGCTATGTTTCTTTGCTTTTTGAGAGAGCTCCTTTTTTATCTTCCCGAAGGAAAAAACTTGTCTATAAAATAGCGACTATTGCGTTGGTGGCAGGGGGTCTTTTTTTTGGTTATAACAAGCTTTATACCGAAAAGAGATTAAGTAAAGAGGTTTTTGAAGGTCAAGTGGATATTAGCGCGGCTCATATCGGTACTAGGAATTGGCTTGTTTCCAATATGAAAGATAATAAGAGTTATGTTATGGGATTGGATGATAATTTTATGTTTACTTGGTACACCGATATTAAAGGTAAAAGGATTATCCAGCCATATTTTAGTTCTTTTGAAAAATTTTCCAAATTTCTTATCCAAAATAAAGTAAATTATGTAGTATTAGGTGGGCAGACCGTAAATTCGTTTCCCGAAATTTATCAAGATTATTTTGAGAAAAAGAAAAATTCTCCGGACTATTTGCGACGGATAGCTACTCCTGAAAAATGGGTAATGGTTTTTAATTTTCCGTTTGAAAACGAGGAACATTTTAAAGTTTTAATTTATGATGTGAGCGTTTTATGGAAATAAAATTTAAGCATTTAATTTTGTTTATCGGCTTTTTTGTTGTTGTTAAAATTGTATTTTTTTATTTAACTCCCGCCGAATGGGGAGACTCTTACCGTTTTTTAAGAGCGGGGGAATACCTTTCGCATTTTTCGTATCCTTTGGATGAAAAAAGGCTTCCGCTTTTCCCGTTTATTTTATCTTTCGCGTTTTTACTTAAAGTGGACCCGTTGGTATGGGGGAGAATGGCAGTTTTAGTGTTATCTGTTTTG
The Patescibacteria group bacterium DNA segment above includes these coding regions:
- a CDS encoding transposase, whose translation is MDGMPLRKISRETEKSPMTIFRICNKKLLKLPTCSLVTTRLCNMPKFGGFLVFDGKFISVKGYKKDIPILWGVDYQTHDIPHFILAPSESYVACKNYFTAIKNLGYNLKYLVSDDNKAIRMALEYVYPNAVFQLCLNHYKESIRRNLGIRSCEKYRNFFFDIDCLFTNRLDLVSFTWAVTNLYKIYGNDPRCLFWIEDLMIRKKELTNYHQFEGAPNTTNLIESYNAQLEQRTKAIKGFQSFKSASVWLNGFVLRRRLSKFTDCREPFKHLNGKRPLEMTKKDNLNLPNFI
- a CDS encoding glycosyltransferase; this encodes MSKPIVAHISTTYLKPSETFIYSFVHNHKNYEPYIICEEWVNKEMFPTKNVWEMPKLSMLERAENLISKQLLIRNTASEKKYLSQLSKIKPNILLAHFGQIGMYATPLKEKLNVPLVTYFYGIDLDYRKLAVELGKSGSNKIHIPILSRKDYWRDGYKRLWEKGDAFLTFSAKSRAYLISVLGAPEEKVFSIPGGINLFHFKFKQRTLPENGEIKFVTVNRLVEKKGVEYAIKAMPYILKKYPKATYDIMGKGPLLESLQALVDKLGVGRSVKLLGFTPDEVLIKKLDEANVFLNPSVTAKDGDIEGWVNVTLMESIASGLPAIATYESGSETILPGFSGYICAERDEKDLAEKVLMLLCDIKKYEQMSRNCRSLAEMSFDAKKQTQRLEGLFDLILNSNLKTQNSKPQL
- a CDS encoding glycosyltransferase family 4 protein, with the translated sequence MNFCILIRSTTFHNKSGGLETQNKTLCEGLAKKGHKVVVISTSTLSNPRGWTKESGVQYFFVNAPSGIYSKKWWEESAKEFRRLNKKDKFDVVISQSSAGKAVFAGKSSFRKIAVSHGTALGELKTRVKSIKSLRNIARVILKDIPMVVSGYYDDLQVFKNADKIVCVSSLLADMLLKEYPSVKRKVVVIDNGVDEEKFKIQDTKYKILDTRNLFTLLYVGRIVEEKGIPQLLEASGKLQSLVPNLQVLIVGGGKDLDKFKLLTKKLKIEDVVNYVGEVGNSQVVEYYKKSDVFVYPSLRQEGFPMVLAEAMMCGLPIIASRIGGISSAIENNKTGVLVPPGDVQELVLAIKNLYDNPSLRKSISQNAKSRAEENYSQEAMVAKYLKIM
- a CDS encoding glycosyltransferase family 4 protein codes for the protein MKPFNILRVVYDWPPPWDGLAPAPYELSKSQIALGNKVIALTGGLGGRKFIHRKFKKVEDNGRLVVYNLPRAIKKLGPFFTTSLFVIPYYLVLRIFRKVNIVHGHGHIMLWFNVYKLIFGKIDKIPYIAHFHITGAGREELLAKRGYKLDFFTKFVEYPLHKLSDKLGIRVADACIFVSKDLISEAQKFYNADKDKCFLMESGVNTAIFNENQKVKREKEILFVGMVDSRKNPDLIIRGLKYLKGFKAVFVGRGSESYINELIALAKKEKVAEKIKFEGYVPYKELLPFYRRASVFVLPSLYEGLPKVVLEALSCGTPVVASGFAVKSPINGLYIYESFTPKDLADKIISVSKESQKVDTEFIENFYSWNCRALEIQRIYEKIVSQ
- a CDS encoding glycosyltransferase family 39 protein, with amino-acid sequence MKKLSLNKYSFLIWAVFLLLIAVIYFFNQGYYIGRNPYPSGDEPDYLVGAMKIKEYGGPSKFISYLVSGSFLEARKHPLYMFLLSFFADKSLDFFVYSKFFNFILGGALLTMSYFIMKKMFNVFAAIFFVLILSLSELFLAETALVVPDNLMALLILLACYFYYLGFENVKNLRTKHWVLGSFFCGLAYLTKPNGIFLLVAFFLTALLLLRKRIFKSKSFFVAVSVFLLVTSPLLIRNFVLYKNPFYNNNVSLLWIENRQERRAPDFNQASPTILTYFAEKGVVNEIKLYAENSVKMASNFSMLILFGEWRWRFSFPLLFLAVFSMILDKKKKRALFFGVFFGISYLFFAYNYKVSPHYRHIMPIIFIPVGYVSLLFERAPFLSSRRKKLVYKIATIALVAGGLFFGYNKLYTEKRLSKEVFEGQVDISAAHIGTRNWLVSNMKDNKSYVMGLDDNFMFTWYTDIKGKRIIQPYFSSFEKFSKFLIQNKVNYVVLGGQTVNSFPEIYQDYFEKKKNSPDYLRRIATPEKWVMVFNFPFENEEHFKVLIYDVSVLWK